The genomic segment AGAGACATTTGTTGCAGAATTTGAGCCCCTGGGACTGCTCCCAAGTGGGGCTGTAAAACCTACATGAACCTTCTGTGCAGGGAATAATTCAAATCTCTGAGTTCCTGGCTTAGATTCAACACAACTCAATTAACCTGGGGGCACCAAAAACTCCTCTATGTTTACTCAAGCCAAAGGACTGTGGCACACTGGTGCGAGGAAGAGCTTATTAGAGATAAGGAACAAATATTAAAGTTACTGTGGATTCTTGAGACTCAGCTGTTTGCAAACAGACAGAGAATATGCCACAGAGGCTGGCAATGTGGTCCCTCCGAACATACATTAGAGACTTCTAGGACTGCCTCATGTTGACGGGTAAATCAgtgcagccctccctgccacatggAACACGCCACCTGTAAGGTTAGACCAGGATGTTCTCAAGGTTTTCATTAACCATCCTTTAGAATTTTTAGTGCACCAGTCAACTGGTACCACTTTGGAAAAGGAAGTGTAGGCAGGTATGTTCTCTGGGGTTAATACTaattcatttagaaataaaatacttagcacTTGATATCAACTGAGATGTTAGAGTACAAAgagtttagaattattttatggaTGTGTTATAAACCATGTTATTCCATAAACcacatttataaaacaatatatatgaACGTATGTCCTATTGCTTCCAATTGCCCTATGAAAATCATTCCTgataagaaatgtgaaaaatgttgACATTAGTTTTCTCCTTATTTTGATCACATATTGTACAGGAACAAAGGTGAAGATTTGGAGTGAACCAGGGTATGTTACTTTCTTCTGGCACATGCTGACTGTGTGACATTGGAGGAGTATTTAGCTCGTATAAAGTGtaagtttcttcttttataaattaagaataataatGGTGACCTCATAATATTTTCTACAAATTAGCATCTGGACACTTGCTAATGACTCAACGTTTTTGTGGTACATATTATGACACAGAAACTAGCAACTGTCACTAATTTCAAATATTGATGATTATTTGATGGACTCGGAGCTCACCAGTCTTTATACTTTCCCAAAGTATATAATGCATGTAAATTCCTAGGTATGGTAAGAAGCTCCTGTACCCTAGTTAGCACCTCAATATATATTtggtagaaagaaatatttagttGTTACTCTTTTGAGGATACATAATTCAGAATATATCTATATAagcagatatatagatatagctATATTCTACATATAATCTACAATTCTCTGAGACACTCATCCAGAATGTacacttgtatgtgtgtgtatcccaAAAGGAGTAACCattaaagcatatatatatatatatatatatatatatatatatgagttacTATGAAAACATGGACATCTTTCCAAGTCACATTTCTCCAGGGATACTGGAAAATCCAGGGAGCatacattttgagtatgtcagtggCTTTGCAGCTGTCTTAGAGCTACTTAAGTGATTAGATACTGTTTCTTTTATGACCAAAAATTCAGCAGGAAGGCACATTTCAAAAAGTTTTGTGATTAAAAGTAGTGTAGATGTGGAAAGCTTATTATTCCTCCACATGTTGCTTTCACCAAAAAGTATatcgttgtgttggctgttatttttgttttcatttgacaatcttagggaaaagaagttagttcccctaactaaatagtcaggtattgcatgttttaaaaattattttggtgggggagggaggtgggttcagctggggcggggtggagggatggggagaaaaggcatacaactgtaattgaataacaataaaaattttaaaaaaagattaaaaaaaagaaaaaaattattttggcgcactgtttgaaaatcatttatttagaATATATCTCATGAAAAAGGTCTCAAGCTCATAATTATTTTGGAGGGTGATAGTAGAgggattttttccccattcccttATTAAGATGTGAGGAACCTGTGTGATTTTTCAGGACTTTCACTTAGGCTGGCTTTCACAGACAGAGAGAACACTCAGAATCAGGCTGAATACTCAGAAAGTTCTGAGCCTAAAGCAAAGCAGTTAGTAGTTAGAGAAGATATTCTCTTCTCCAACTTGTTCTTAGTGAGATTAATATCTGGCAATGAAGGATGAAATACTTCTAATTTTGGAGAAGATTACCAAGGGCAATTAAAATTTGAATAGActtgcttggttgtatttttatactaattctatattgtatatttgtcAGAGTATATGAACCTTTGACCACtgcagggacagaggagggagagagagcaagtgtACGTCTTCATGTAGACAGAATCCATGCTTGACTGTAACGCCACTGCCTTCACCAATCCCAGTACCTTCATCCTGGTGGGCATACCTGGCCTAGAAGACATGCATATCTGGATATCTATTCCTTTCTGCTCAATGTATGTAGTTGCCCTCATGGGAAACATACTCACCCTTTATATCATCAGAACTGAGACTGCTCTTCATGAacccatgttttattttctttccatgttgGCCACCACAGACCTCATCTTGTCAACCTCCACTCTTCCCAAGATGTTGGGCGTATTCTGGTTCAATTATCATGAAATCAACTTCCATGCCTGCCTCGCTCAGATGTTTTTCATCCATGCTTTTTCCGGGGTGGAGTCAGGGCTTCTTGTGGCTATGGCCCTTGATCGATATGTGGCAATCTGCCATCCTCTGAGACACTCATCCATTCTAACAAATTCTGTGGTGGCTCAGATTGGCGTAGTAGCACTCGTGCGTGGGTTAGTGCTAATGACACCACACCCCTTTCTGGTAAGGAGGTGGCCAT from the Desmodus rotundus isolate HL8 chromosome 5, HLdesRot8A.1, whole genome shotgun sequence genome contains:
- the LOC112316006 gene encoding olfactory receptor 52E4, with amino-acid sequence MLDCNATAFTNPSTFILVGIPGLEDMHIWISIPFCSMYVVALMGNILTLYIIRTETALHEPMFYFLSMLATTDLILSTSTLPKMLGVFWFNYHEINFHACLAQMFFIHAFSGVESGLLVAMALDRYVAICHPLRHSSILTNSVVAQIGVVALVRGLVLMTPHPFLVRRWPYCRTNIVPHTYCEHMAVVKLACADISINSLYSLAVIILIVGTDVACISLSYVQILRTVFNLPSKDARLKTLSTCGSHICVILTFYIPALFSFLTHRFSKHIPRHTHILLANMYLLVPPMLNPIIYGVRTKQIREYVLQLLVTKIN